The proteins below come from a single Tigriopus californicus strain San Diego chromosome 3, Tcal_SD_v2.1, whole genome shotgun sequence genomic window:
- the LOC131877995 gene encoding cuticle protein 7-like, which yields MKTFIALTLVAAASAAPAADKPEPAYEPYEPQYAPAPYKPAYKPAYKEPAYEEPPKYEYNYAVADHYSGSDFTQNEARDGYSTNGGYRVALPDGRTQIVTYTVQDGKSGFVADVRYEGEAQYPEEKPAYKAEYKPKYAPVPAYQPAPAYEA from the exons atgaag ACCTTCATCGCTCTTACCCTCGTGGCCGCAGCCTCCGCCGCTCCCGCCGCTGACAAGCCCGAGCCCGCCTATGAGCCGTATGAGCCCCAATACGCCCCCGCCCCATACAAGCCCGCCTATAAGCCCGCTTACAAGGAGCCCGCTTATGAGGAGCCCCCCAAATACGAGTACAACTACGCTGTGGCCGATCACTACTCCGGTTCTGATTTCACCCAGAACGAGGCCCGCGATGGTTACTCCACCAATGGTGGATACCGTGTGGCCCTGCCCGATGGTCGCACCCAAATCGTGACCTACACCGTTCAAGATGGCAAGTCTGGTTTCGTGGCTGATGTGCGATATGAGGGTGAGGCCCAATACCCCGAGGAGAAGCCCGCCTACAAGGCTGAGTACAAGCCCAAATACGCCCCTGTCCCCGCCTACCAACCCGCCCCAGCTTATGAAGCTTAA